One window of the Hemitrygon akajei chromosome 5, sHemAka1.3, whole genome shotgun sequence genome contains the following:
- the LOC140727372 gene encoding general transcription factor II-I repeat domain-containing protein 2-like, which translates to MAERKVDFENRGFQGRWEAEYMFADIKGKPVCLVCGDGVAVIKEYNVRRHYETKHHDKYKHLDKKQKLQKVEELKRSLASQQAMFTKAKTQSEAAVKASFIVAAEIAKSARPFTEGEFVKNCMMKVCDVVCPDKRQAFSNVSLSRNTVADRVRELATNLQQQLVGKGRDFIAYSLAVDESRDTSDTAQLSIFIRGVDSSLCVTEELLGLRSMHDTTTGKDLFEEVSRCVNIMRLPWDKLVGLTTDGAPAMCGQKSGLVGRIREKMREENGAGELTAYHCIIHQESLCGKALKMEHIMSTITRAVNFIRAKGLNHREFKSFLEELGSEYNDLPYHTEVRWLSQGKVLKRCFELHEEICQFMESKGKDTTELRDKKLLCEMAFLCDITSHLNALNLQLQGWGRVITDMYAAVRAFKTKLRLWETQMQQENLSHFPCCQTMKEQVSTAVFPRAKFAEKLSILGADFTQRFADFEAQKSRFEPLSNPFAADVESAPTNIQMELIELQCSDTLKAKSDSVGAAQFLRFIPDTMPQLRTQAAQMLSMFGSTYLCEQLFSLMKINKTSHRSRLSDEHLHSILRIFSAQSLTPNIDELASKMRCQVSGLD; encoded by the coding sequence ATGGCTGAACGAAAGGTGGACTTTGAAAACAGGGGTTTTCAAGGCAGGTGGGAGGCAGAGTATATGTTCGCAGATATAAAGGGCAAACCTGTTTGTCTTGTGTGCGGAGACGGTGTGGCTGTAATTAAAGAATATAATGTAAGACGACACTATGAAACGAAACACCACGACAAATACAAGCATCTGGACAAGAAACAGAAgctccagaaggtagaagagttgaaaagaagtctggcgtcacagcaggctatgttcacaaaagccaaaacacaaagtgaggctgctgtaaaggctagttttattgtggcagcagagatcGCTAAATCAGCCCGGCCCTTTACCGAGGGAGAATTTGTTAAAAACTGCATGATGAAAGTTTGCGACGTCGTGTGCCCAGACAAAAGGCAAGCATTTTCAAATGTGAGCCTGAGCAGAAACACCGTTGCTGACCGTGTACGTGAGCTTGCCACCAATCTACAACAACAgctggtggggaagggaagagattTCATCGCATATTCCCTTGCTGTGGATGAGAGCAGGGACACTTCTGATACTGCCCAATTGTCAATTTTCATTCGTGGAGTGGACTCAAGTCTGTGTGTAACAGAGGAACTTTTGGGATTAAGATCAATGCATGACACAACTACTGGAAAAGATCTCTTTGAAGAGGTATCCAGATGTGTAAATATAATGAGGCTGCCTTGGGATAAACTTGTGGGACTGACGACAGATGGAGCGCCCGCGATGTGCGGTCAAAAGAGTGGATTGGTGGGCAGGATCCGGGAGAAGATGCGGGAGGAAAACGGCGCAGGTGAGCTGACAGcttatcactgcatcatacaccaggaATCGTTGTGTGGCAAAGCCTTGAAAATGGAACATATAATGAGCACCATAACACGAGCAGTTAACTTTATAAGAGCCAAAGGTTTGAATCACCGCGAGTTCAAGTCGTTTCTGGAGGAGTTGGGTTCAGAATATAATGATTTGCCCTATCACACAGAGGTGCGATGGTTAAGCCAAGGAAAAGTGCTGAAAAGATGTTTCGAGTTGCATGAGgagatctgtcagttcatggaaagcaaagggaaagacacaacagagctccgggataaaaagttgctttgtgaaatggcgtttctgtgtgacatcacgagccatctcaatgcgctcaacctgcagcttcaggggtggggtcgtgtgatcacagacatgtacgctgcagtgagggcttttaaaaccaagctgcgcctgtgggagacacagatgcagcaagaaaacttgagccattttccgtgttgccaaactatgaaagagcaggtttctaccgcagtgttcccacgtgcaaagtttgctgaaaaaCTTAGCATACTTGGTGCTGACTTCACACAGCGATTTGCCGACTTTGAAGCCCAAAAAAGCAGGTTTGAACCGCTCAGTAATCCATTTGCAGCTGACGTGGAAAGCGCACCAACCAACATACAAATGGAGCTGATTGAACTCCAATGTAGTGACACACTCAAGGCAAAGTCTGACTCGGTGGGCGCTGCACAGTTTCTACGTTTCATTCCCGACACAATGCCCCAGCTGCGTACCCAAGCTGCTCAGATGCTCTCTATGTTCggcagcacatatctgtgtgaacaactgttctctttgatgaagataaacaaaacatcacacaggagtcgtctttctgatgaacaccttcactcaattctgaggattttctcagctcagagcctgactccaaacattgatgaacttgcatccaagatgagatgccaagtatctggcttagactag